Part of the Salvelinus fontinalis isolate EN_2023a chromosome 1, ASM2944872v1, whole genome shotgun sequence genome is shown below.
TaacgtttctctctccctctctttcctgtgtaaaacctaaccaacgttcctttctctctctctcctgtgtaaaacctaaccaacgttcctctcgctctctcctgtgtaaaacctaaccaacgttcctctcgctctctcctgtgtaaaacctaaccaacgttcctctctctctcctgtgtaaaacctaaccattgttcctctctctttcctgtgtaaaacctaaccaacgttcctctctctctcctgtgtaaaacctaaccaacgttcctctctctccggtccctgtgtaaaacctaaccattgttcctctctctctcctgtataaaacctaaccaacgttcctctctctctcctgtgtaaaacctaaccaacgttcctctctctccggtccctgtgtaaaacctaaccaacgttcctctcgctctctcctgtgtaaaacctaaccaacgttcctctcgctctctcctgtgtaaaacctaaccaacgttcctctctctctcctgtgtaaaacctaaccaacgttcctctctttcctgtgtaaaacctaaccaacgatcctctcgctctctcctgtgtaaaacctaaccaacgttcctctctctcctgtttaaaacctaaccaacgttcctctctctctctcctgtgtaaaacctaaccaacgttcctcccTCTCCGgtccctgtgtaaaacctaaccaacgttcctctctctctctcctgtgtaaaacctaaccaacgttcctctctttcctgtataaaacctaaccaacgttcctctcgctctctcctgtgtaaaacctaaccaacgttcctctctctcctgtgtaaaacctaaccaacgttcctctctctcgctctccaaaCCTATCCATCGTTCTTCCCTCCCCCCTGTGTAGGAGAGCCTGCTGAAGGTGAGATTGTAACACCAGTGTTTCAGAGAGTGTAGCTCTCAGACGGGCCCTGCTACGGCAGGACATGGTACAGAGGGGCCCTGCTACGGCAGGACATGGTACAGTCCTCCACACAGAAGGGCCCTGCTACGGCAGGACATGGTACAGTCCTCCACACAGAGGGGCCCTGCTACGGCAGGACATGGTACAGTCCTCCACACAGAGGGGCCCTGCTACGGCAGGACATGGTACAGTCCTCCACACAGAAGAGCCCTGCTACGGCAGGACATGGTACAGTCCTCCACACAGAGGGGCCCTGCTACGGCAGGACATGGTACAGTCGTCCACAGAGAGGGGCCCTGCTACGGCAGGACATGGTACAGTCCTCCACACAGAGGGGCCCTGCTACGGCAGGACATGGTACAGTCCTCCACACAGAGGGGCCCTGCTACGGCAGGACATGGTACAGTCGTCCACAGAGAGGGGCCCTGCTACGGCAGGACATGGTACAGTCCTCCACAGAGAGGGGCCCTGCTACGGCAGGACATGGTACAGTCGTCCACAGAGAGGGGCCCTGCTTCGGCAGGACGTGATACAGTCCTCCACACAGAGGGGCCCTGCTACGGCAGGACATGGTACAGTCGTCCACAGAGAGGGGCCCTGCTACGGCAGGACATGGTACAGTCCTCCACACAGAGGGGCCCTGCTACGGCAGGACATGGTACAGTCGTCCACAGAGAGGGGCCCTGCTTCGGCAGGACGTGATACAGTCCTCCACACAGAGGGGCCCTGCTACGGCAGGACATGGTACAGTCCTCCACAGAGAGGGGCCCTGCTACGGCAGGACATGGTACAGTCCTCCACACAGAGGGGCCCTGCTCTACAGTCCTCCACACAGAGGGGCCCTGCTACGGCAGGACATGgtacagccatggtatatcagaccgtataatgacaaaacatatatttaaccagtttataatagcattaaggcacctcaggggtttgtggtatatggccaacataccatggctaagggctgtatccaggcctTATTGGTTAAATAACCCACAGCGTTAGACATATGCTCAGATGATTTTCACAGGCTAAACGTTAGCCTGCTAGCTGTAACTACCTCCATTCATAGACACCAACTACCGTCAGTGTCTATTGCTGAAGGTGTCTTCTTCCTGGGGACCTTCGTTAAGAACCCTGACTCTTGCTTTAAACATGAACACGCACCGCGTGAGGTATGATTTTAGAAAACATAAGGAACGTAACTTTGATATCAgcaagaaatatatatatttttttaaaggttaAATTCCTACACACCTTCATAGAGTTGGTGCTCTCAGGGCCAGATCTCCATGTTACGACGCTTGTTTACAGAAGTCAGACGtgaccacctgtgctaattagctaacaTGATTTtccagtttaaaaaatatatctatttttttaCAATAAGGAGGTAGAAATAActaatgatgataatgccctttgtgtaagagctgtttgaaaaaaaatcctggaatttcagcctgttttggtccatatcatgacatcacaatctgatCGGATTTATTCCGACCAATGACCAGTCATCCTTTATTTGCAGATGTATCCTCCTACTTTGAAGGGGTACGTGGGTAGGCTCTAGAGCAGGACTGACTAAACTGGGGCCTGCGTGCCAAACTTGGCCCACGATAACGTTTCGTTTGGCCCGACAAAAGGTTTCAGATCAGTTGGGCTCTCAACTTACTGTTTTTTCCCGCCCCGTGGCAAAATGAGTGGAATTACATGAAATGTCTTATACAATTGTATTATTGTTCTCTTCAACCCATGGCACAATatgcagaattgcaggaaatgtactttaaaaatgtatttgtttctcTCTACCAAATCTCGCTTAAGCTGCGTTTACATGGTACAAGGTAGACGGCAAACCGGATGTCATTGTTCGACCGTAAATGCTATGCCACTATGCCGACTGGTACGACGGTTTTTGTGTCTCTGGTGTAAACGCAGCTTTCGGGTCCCCCTAAAGTCTAGGTAATAAGGTAATGATAACGTGTTGTTAGGTGTCAAGGTACGATTACTTAAAAAGATATATTGCTTCAAGACCATAAAAAGTTTTTGTTTACATATTATATTTCTAAATAGATGATATCTATTTGCTCCACTCATGGCCCACCACTCAGATAATATTTCACCAACCACAAAAGTTTGAGCACCCCGGCTCTAGTCTAGACGAGCCTGCCCgccaatcagggctgtgtatgtaaatatatttacatttgcATCACCACAACCAGACTGAGCATTTCAATGGCAAAAGGAGGCTCGGGGAAATAAATTATGAAAAAAATATATGGTGTTATTTTACTGAAATAAACACACAGTGATTTAGTAATCATACAGTGATGATTTAAATATTAAAAATACTGCATGGGGCTTTAAGTAGCAATGTGACATGATCTCGGGCATTAAATCTGATATTGGTATCTCTATAACATATTAGAGAAAGGATTGTATCTTGCCCAATTCAATCCATAAAAGTGGAAATGTACAACAAAGCAGAATACCAATAAAGATTTCACCATGATAATCATTCAATAGTAACATTAATACAGGAAAATACCGTAGTTTGATCTGAAAATAGATTTATTCATGAAACATGTCCTCAGGGGTATCAGGTAGCGTGGCGTTAGAGAGACAGGCCTGGAATCAACATGTCGCTGGTCTCAACTAGGTCCACTACTGGGTCCACTACTAGGGTCCACTACTAGGGTCCACTACTAGGGTCCACTACTAGGGTCCACTACTAGGGTCCACTACTAGGGTCCACTACTAGGGTCCACTACTAGGTCCACTACTGCTCTAAATGATCAACACAGTTGTTCACACAAAGGttcattttggagaaatgtaaatACAGCACTAATTTTACCTTTAATAAAAATAAAGTAAGGATGTCACCCAGTGTTCTCTCTATCGCCCCCTATCTTCCataaacacagatattaaaactGCCTTCTAAAAATGTTGTCGTCCCGTCTCAAGACTTACGTATCCAATTTGGTCCACACGGACAAAAGCGggtttgttaaaaaaaatatatttatcctCGGATTAGATCCGTCGACTATTCCATATCTTGGATGCTTCGTCAGAACCAACAGGTCCTTGGGCTGTATTCTCTATCCATGCAGAAAAAGCTTTAACTAGACTGGTAATATAAGAATGGTAATATCTCTGGTCGGTCTTGAAAAATGGCTTTAATTTCATTAATATACCAATCCCTCAGCCATAGTTGTAACAGGCAATATCTGCTCTGTTCAAAATCACTAGAAGCAGCAGACAAGGCGATCAATTTCTCCtttgttattttattatccaTGGAACCACTGGCCCAGGCAATTCATCAAAGTAAAAACACCAATACGCAGACGATATTGTACTATATCTAGACAATGTATCTCTATTGCTCCCAAATGCATTGAAGATCATAGATACATTCACTTTAATCTCAAATTACAAAATTAATCAAAACCAAAAATCAGCCCTACTGCCTCTCAAGATCCCCATGGAGGACTGCATATCTACTTacagttatagatctgtcactctCATTGAAAGCAAAGTCTAGGAAgccggtagatctgttctatgtgcactatttctatgcttcccgttcttaagttttgttttttgcgtcttttactttcaagTTTTGTTCACCAGCttcaaaacagctgaaaatacaatctttttggttatggaaaatatatttcacagcggtttagatagtACAATGATCCTGTAGTCTACACTAGACTTGCTTGTGATGTCACGAACTAAAATTAGGTTAACTATTAgatttttagcaaccaggaaatggtggagttAATTTcctcttatttatttttttgtggcAGCCCACAGGTACAATGTGTGAActaataaatataaaatatatgaacAGAATATGAATTTAAATATTGTACCTGtaaccccccaccacacacacaaagtcgctggttcgaatccctggcTGGTTGGAAGTCTGACTGGGAAACACAATGGCTAAGGTGTTGCATTGACAGTCTCTGGACCTGATTTGAAGTCCCCGTCTGGGCCGCGGTCTCCCAAGTTCCCTGCAGTACTCTGTCTCTGTTTGACTCTATTTACATAGAACTAGGGAGACCAGTCTCTGCTTTTGAGCGCCACAGGTTCTGACTGGAGGACTTCGAGGCAGTCCCTCTTTTCAGGAACTCGGCTACTCTTTATGAACGGCATCATGTGTTTCTCTACTGCTGCTACCTCATCAGTGATCCACTTTAATCTCACAGTGTTTCTTCGGGTTGGCTGGGTGCCTGACGGCCGGGTCGGCTGGGCGCCGGGTCAGCTGGGCGCCTGTGTGCCGGGTCGGCTGAGGACCTGTGCGCCGGGTCGGCTGGGCCCTGGGTCACCTGGGCGCCCGTGCGACGGGTCGGCTGGGCGCCTGTGCGACGGGTCGGCTGGGCGCCTGTGCGACGGGTCGGCTGGGTACCTGTTGAGAAAAAGTTGCTTAAAAAGATGGCAAAAACGGCAGCAAAAAATGGAAAATAATTTCACATGCAAATCACAGCTTCTTCTACACTACAGTAACATTTTTAGATTTCACTTTTTGGCAAACCATCCACTTGGAGAGCTAGCCTGACCTACAAGGTATAACAAACCATCCACTTGGAGAGCTAGCCTGACCTACAAGGTATAACAAACCATCCACTTGGAGAGCTAGCCTGACCTACAAGGTGTAACAAACCATCCACTTGGAGAGCTAGCCTGACCTACAATGTGTAACAAACCATCCACTTGGAGAGCTAGCCTGACCTACAATGTGTAACAAACCATCCACTTGGAGAGCTAGCCTGACCTACAAGGTGTAGCAAACCATCCACTTGGAGAGCTAGCCTGACCTACAAGGTGTAACAAATCATCCACTTGGAGAGCTAGCCTGACCTACAAGGTGTAACAAATCATCCACTTAGAGAGCTAGCCTGACCTACAAGGTGTAACAAATCATCCACTTGGAGAGCTAGCCTGACCTACAAGGTGTAGCAAACCATCCACTTGGAGAGCTAGCCTGACCTACAAGGTGTAACAAACCATCCACTTGGAGAGCTAGCCCGACCTACAAGGTGTAACAAACCATCCACTTGGAGAGCTAGCCTGACCTACAAGGTGTAACAAACCATCCACTTGGAGAGCTAGCCTGACCTACAAGGTGTAACAAACCATCCACTTGGAGAGCTAGCCTGGCCTACAAGGTGTAACAAACCATCCACTTGGAGAGCTAGCCTGACCTACAAGGTGTGACATTTGACTTACATTTATTTTTGGGTTCACTGAGAGTGGACAGTGCTCCAGCCAAAACAACCTCATTCCACTTGAAACTTTTGAATTTGCCAGCAGACTCCGCGACTTTGTGTTGTCCTGACGTCAGTGCAGAGGATTCCACAGCGCTGCCAATGTTCATTAAGTTGTATCCCATTTGAACAGCCAGCGTGGGACAGTCGTACGTTTTGTTCTCCTCGTTGTAGCCAGCAACAGCTCTCACTGCCGTGATGACGTGAGGTAAATTACTAGGTATGACCAGGTCCTCAAAGGACATCAAAGGTGTACACGTCCTGGCCGTGATGAGGAGTCTTGCCACCTCTCTCATTCTTTGTTGGATGTATTTATTTCTTCTGTCATCTGGCGGTAGTTTGTTGTACATCTCTTCTCCCATGAGGAGGATACATTTGTCATTTCTTACCACAAATGAAACTTGGCCGGAGTTCATACCACAAACTATCTTCCAAAGACCTGTGCTGACGTAGTCGGGTTGAGGACACAACTTAAACACCATTGCTGACTGAAACCTCATCTTTTGTCCAGGTTTTGGTTCTTCAGCTTTGGGGTTCAGAGGGCAGTATCTGACATGTTTCCATAGCGACTTTCGAATGTACAGACCTTGACAGTGCAAGCAGTGTGTGTAATCTGGAGTGGATCCTGGCACTTTGGGACGGGAACAGGAAGCCATCTCTCCACTCCCACGTCTTGCTACTGCACCCTCTGACATATCAGGCACCCTCCGACATATCCTCTTAGCTGGATTATGAGCCCCAGAGTCTGTTTGGATGTTCATGTCTTTGTTGCCGTCTGAAGGCCTGATCTCAGTCCCCGGGTTGTTTTCATCACAGAAGTTAGACAGATCAGATGGTTCATTCACCACACCACTAGAATGGCGTGTTCTCTTGGCTGGTTTACGTGCCTCAGAGTCTTCTTTAGTGCAGGAGCTCCTGTCTGAAGAGTTGCTGTCTGTAGCCGAGATGTTTTCCTCACTCCAGGTAGAGAAATTAGATGCTTCATTTGATTCCACGTTACTAGAAACCTAAGAAGGAAACAGAAAGGAAAGATTAATGTAATATGAAAACTCTCAGACCGCAGAGATCCCATTTTGGAACTTAGATATGTTCGTAGAGTAATCATATTAaacaatgtacagtgcattcggaaaatattcagaccccttgacttttccccttTTTTTTTACGTTAGACTTATTTTAAAATTGGTAAAATACTttattccccctcatcaatctacacacaatacctcataatgacaaagcaaaaaaaaaaatagaaatttttgcaaatgtataaaaaaataaacataccttatttaaataagtattcagaccctttgctatgagactcgaaattgtcagtgcaaaaaccaagccatgaggtcgaaggaattgtccgtagagctcagagacagcatTGTGTtgaggcagagatctggggaagggtaccaaaacatttctgcagcattgaaggtccccaagaacacagtggtctccatcattcttaaatggaagaagtttggaaccacaaaagactcttcctagagctggccgcccggccaaactgagcaatcgggggataagggccttggtcagggaggtgaccaagaacccgatggtcactctgacagagctccagaggccctctgtggagttgggagaaccttccagaaggacaaccatctctgcagcactccaccaatcaggtctttatgctagagtggccagacggaagccactcctcagtaaaaaggcacatgacagccacttggagtttgcaaaaaggcacctagactctcagaccatgagaaacaagattttctggtctgatgaaaccaagattgaactctttggcctgaatgccaagcgtcacgtctggaggaaacctggcaccatccctacggtgaagcatggtggtggcacggactggaagactagtcaagattgaaggaaagatgaacggagagagagatccttgatgaaaacttggtccagagcactcaggacctcagactgggacaaaggttcaccttccaacaggacaacaacgcaggagtggcttcaggacaagtctctgaattagagggcgaccgattaattagggtcgatttcaagttttcataacaatcggaaatcggtatttttggacgcagattttttcatttttttccacctttatttaattaggcaagtcagttaagaacacattcttattttcaatgacggcctaggaacggtgggttaactgccttgttcaggggcagaacgacagatttgtaccttgtcagctcagggattcaatcttgcaacctaaCGGTtatctagtccaacgctctatccACCTGCCTCACGAATCGTATctaggagcctgcctgttacgtaaatgcagtaagaagccaaggtaagttgctagctagcattaaacttatcttataaaaaacaatcaatcaatcaatcataatcactagttataactacacatggttgatgatattactagtttatctagcgtgtcctgcattgcatataattgatgcagtgcgcattcgtgaaaaaggactgtcgttgctccaacgtgtacctaaccataaacatcaatgccttaaaatcaatacacagaagtatatatttttaaacctgcatatttagctaaaggaaatccaggttagcaggcaatattaaccaggtgaaattgtgtcacttctcttgcgttcattgcacgtagagtcagggtatatgcaacagtttgggccgcctggctcattgcgaactaattttccagaattttacgtaattatgacataacattaaaGGTTAAATTTATTAAATATAGTTAAttaaagaataaacgttttgttttcgagatgatagtttctggattcgaccatattaatgacctaaggctcgtatttctgtgtgttattatgttataattaagtgtatgatttgatagagtagtctgactgagcgatggtaggcaccagcaggttCGTAAGCGTTCATTCAAACaacactttcgtgcgttttgccagcagctcttcgcaatgcttcaagcattgcgctgtttatgacttcaagcctatcaactcccgagattaggctggtgtaaccgatgtgaaatggctagctagttagcgtggtgcacactaatagcgtttcaaccGTTgagtcactcgctctgagacttggagtagttgttccccttgctctgcatgggtaacgatgcttcgagggtggctgttgtcgatgtgttcctggttcgagcccaggtaggagtgaggagagggatggaagctatactgttacactggcaatactaaagtgcctataagaacatccaattgtcaaaggtatatgaaatacaaatcgtatagagagaaatagtcctataataactacaacctaaaacttcttacctgggaatattgaagactcatgttaaaaggaaccaccagctttcatatgttctcatgttctgagcaaggaacttaaacgttagctttcttacatggcacatattgcacttttactttcttctccgacACTTTGTTTTTTCataatttaaaccaaattgaacatgtttcattatttatgaggctaaatttattttattgatgtattatattaagttaaaataagtgttcattcagtattgttgtaattgtcattattacaaaaaaataaaacatatatatattttttttaaataaaataaaaatcagccgattgatcggtatcggctttttttggtcctccaataatcggtatcggtattaaaatcataatcggtcgacctctcctctgaatgtccttgagttgcccagctagagcccggaattgaacatctcaggagagacctgaaaatagctgtacagcgacgctacccatccaacccgacagagcttgagtggatctgcagagaagaatgggagaaactccccaaatacaggtgtgcaaagcttgtagcgtcatacccaagaagactcgaggtcgtaaacactgccaaaggtgcttcaacaaagtactgcgtaaaaggtctgaatacttgtgtataTGTGAttgtgcaaatttataaaaacctgtttttgctttgtcattatggggtattgtgtgtagattgatgagggggaaaaaactatttaatcaattttagaataaggttgtaacgtaacaaaatgtgaaaaaatacTTTACCAATGCACTGTACGTGGGCAATTCCGTGGGAatgagactcagatttttcacattaaaatgtacactacatgaccagaagtatgtggacacctgctcgtcaaacatctcattccaaaatcctgggcattaatatggagttggtccccgcttttctgttataacagcctccactcttctgggaaggctttccactagatgatgaaacattgctgcagggacttgcttccattcagccacaagagcattagtgaggtcgggcactgatgctgggagattaggcctggctcgcagtcggcgttccatttcatccaaaaggtgtggggttgaggtcagggctctgtgcaggccagtaaagttcttccacaccaatctcaacaacccatttctgtatggacttcgctttgtgcacgggggcattgtcatgctgaaacaggaaagggccttccccaaactgtttccacaaagttgaaagcacataatcgtctagaatgtcaaNNNNNNNNNNNNNNNNNNNNNNNNNNNNNNNNNNNNNNNNNNNNNNNNNNNNNNNNNNNNNNNNNNNNNNNNNNNNNNNNNNNNNNNNNNNNNNNNNNNNNNNNNNNNNNNNNNNNNNNNNNNNNNNNNNNNNNNNNNNNNNNNNNNNNNNNNNNNNNNNNNNNNNNNNNNNNNNNNNNNNNNNNNNNNNNNNNNNNNNNNNNNNNNNNNNNNNNNNNNNNNNNNNNNNNNNNNNNNNNNNNNNNNNNNNNNNNNNNNNNNNNNNNNNNNNNNNNNNNNNNNNNNNNNNNNNNNNNNNNNNNNNNNNNNNNNNNNNNNNNNNNNNNNNNNNNNNNNNNNNNNNNNNNNNNNNNNNNNNNNNNNNNNNNNNNNNNNNNNNNNNNNNNNNNNNNNNNNNNNNNNNNNNNNNNNNNNNNNNNNNNNNNNNNNNNNNNNNNNNNNNNNNNNNNNNNNNNNNNNNNNNNNNNNNNNNNNNNNNNNNNNNNNNNNNNNNNNNNNNNCCTGCTGCTCCCAGTGTCATGCTACAGGAGGATggtgtaggtaacacacacacacacacacacacacacacacacacacacacacacacacacacacacacacacacacacacacacaccacagacccgTAATAGAGGGCGTAGTGGGTAGCAGTGAGGGGTAGACATGTAACAGGTATGCCTTTATGAGTGACCTATGATCGATAAGGGCTTTGGGCTGGGCTGATGTAATGAAATGATGGTAACCACATCTCTGACAGTTAAAACATCTAAATGAGACGGGTCGTGCTTACGGTGAACACGTCATCGTCGCCCAGTTCAGCCTCATTCTGGAGTGTTGAGGAGGACGTCGTGGAGCCTACGGGGAGCAAAGAGGGGCAAAATTAACTAACTCAGGTTGTGCACTATTTTCAGGTTTAGACTTTCCAATGGCATTGTTACACCTTAATTCATAATAATCATTTGACGCATGCTTATATTTGTCATATTTCACACTTGTACAAATGTAtat
Proteins encoded:
- the LOC129865156 gene encoding uncharacterized protein LOC129865156, translated to MNIQTDSGAHNPAKRICRRVPDMSEGAVARRGSGEMASCSRPKVPGSTPDYTHCLHCQGLYIRKSLWKHVRYCPLNPKAEEPKPGQKMRFQSAMVFKLCPQPDYVSTGLWKIVCGMNSGQVSFVVRNDKCILLMGEEMYNKLPPDDRRNKYIQQRMREVARLLITARTCTPLMSFEDLVIPSNLPHVITAVRAVAGYNEENKTYDCPTLAVQMGYNLMNIGSAVESSALTSGQHKVAESAGKFKSFKWNEVVLAGALSTLSEPKNKCTQPTRRTGAQPTRRTGAQPTRRTGAQVTQGPADPAHRSSADPAHRRPADPAPSRPGRQAPSQPEETL